From a single Candidatus Methylomirabilota bacterium genomic region:
- a CDS encoding carboxypeptidase-like regulatory domain-containing protein, whose protein sequence is MTDGERRPTDSEVSAGAVRRLVQALRAHLTLSRFHAIVGIIAGFISISVGLYTYLHFSKPGSPVVGEIVAIMQDSRTGKPVTDATVEILTLKGAVVTTLTAGAEGQARGSLKEGTYRLRVIHPRFVAEARQVQIVAGQTSEVRLKLVQPAPKTGPIDDAVGAVKKFFK, encoded by the coding sequence GTGACCGACGGCGAGCGGCGGCCCACTGATTCTGAGGTTTCTGCCGGCGCAGTCCGGCGGCTGGTCCAGGCCCTCCGCGCCCACCTGACTCTGTCGCGCTTCCATGCCATCGTCGGGATCATTGCAGGCTTCATCTCCATCAGCGTCGGGCTCTATACGTATCTCCACTTTTCCAAGCCTGGATCGCCCGTGGTCGGCGAGATCGTGGCTATTATGCAGGACTCTCGAACAGGCAAGCCGGTCACGGACGCGACGGTGGAGATCCTGACCCTCAAGGGCGCGGTGGTGACCACGCTGACGGCAGGGGCCGAGGGGCAGGCCCGCGGGAGCCTCAAGGAGGGCACCTACCGCCTTCGAGTCATTCACCCTCGCTTCGTGGCCGAGGCGCGCCAGGTGCAGATCGTCGCCGGGCAGACATCGGAGGTACGCTTGAAGCTCGTCCAGCCGGCCCCGAAGACCGGCCCGATCGACGACGCCGTGGGAGCCGTCAAAAAGTTCTTCAAGTGA
- the msrB gene encoding peptide-methionine (R)-S-oxide reductase MsrB gives MSTTETFEITKTEAEWRKVLTPEQFRVLRKHGTERAGSSPLDKEHGRGTFVCAACDLPLFASDTKYDSRTGWPSFWAPIEGATRNSTDRSFFTVRTEVHCRRCGGHLGHVFEDGPKPTGLRYCMNGIALQFRRA, from the coding sequence ATGTCGACGACCGAGACGTTCGAGATCACCAAGACCGAGGCCGAGTGGCGAAAGGTTCTGACTCCCGAGCAGTTCCGCGTCCTGCGCAAGCATGGGACCGAGCGCGCCGGCTCGAGCCCGCTTGACAAGGAACACGGTCGGGGCACGTTCGTCTGCGCCGCCTGTGATCTGCCCCTCTTTGCGTCGGACACGAAGTACGACAGCCGCACGGGGTGGCCCAGCTTTTGGGCCCCGATCGAGGGGGCGACCCGGAACTCCACGGACCGAAGCTTCTTCACCGTGCGCACCGAGGTGCACTGCCGCCGCTGCGGAGGGCATCTGGGCCACGTGTTCGAGGACGGGCCCAAGCCCACGGGCCTTCGGTATTGCATGAACGGCATTGCTTTGCAGTTCCGGCGAGCCTGA
- a CDS encoding ABC transporter substrate-binding protein has translation MAQPAGATSPTAVLEAFFEGANAILKTVDLFGDLEQPRQAVRELVNEVFDFRGASALALGSTWLSRTPDEQDEFVRLFAVFLQRGFIGMIGAKASVSDGVKIQYVDESIGDEWAGVATSLLARNGEELPVDYWFVRRGDRWKVQDVVIDGVSLIANYRSQFTRILAAYPYSEVLARLGGSQPDAPAMVAAPPPQVAGIVPAVQAEPVVPRIPPLTQSPWSANAAAPPSAAGTALSPRTFQEIHLTALPSEVSSSERVRAPVAAQFSEIRERSGPARDGQAAGAYWIQLGVFQSVDAAAQLAERFSRDGATISKTWLTNATGNRVGVWARVRVGPFANRSEAVSKLQDLSARGQAGIIAEARD, from the coding sequence GTGGCCCAGCCCGCCGGCGCGACGTCGCCAACCGCGGTGCTGGAGGCCTTCTTCGAGGGTGCCAACGCGATCCTGAAGACCGTGGATCTGTTCGGCGATCTGGAGCAGCCCCGCCAAGCCGTTCGCGAGCTGGTCAATGAGGTCTTCGACTTCCGGGGGGCCTCCGCGCTTGCGCTCGGCTCCACGTGGCTTTCGAGAACTCCGGACGAGCAGGACGAGTTCGTCCGGCTGTTCGCCGTCTTCCTCCAGCGCGGCTTCATCGGGATGATCGGCGCGAAGGCCAGCGTATCCGACGGCGTGAAGATCCAGTACGTCGACGAGTCGATCGGCGACGAGTGGGCGGGCGTCGCGACCTCGCTGCTGGCTCGGAATGGTGAGGAGCTTCCGGTCGACTATTGGTTCGTTCGCCGTGGCGACCGCTGGAAGGTGCAGGACGTGGTCATCGATGGGGTGAGCCTCATCGCGAACTACCGGTCGCAGTTCACCCGGATCCTGGCCGCCTACCCGTATTCGGAGGTCCTCGCGAGGCTGGGAGGCAGCCAGCCTGACGCGCCCGCCATGGTCGCGGCGCCTCCACCGCAGGTCGCGGGAATTGTTCCGGCCGTGCAGGCGGAGCCGGTGGTGCCGAGGATCCCGCCGCTGACGCAGAGCCCATGGAGCGCGAATGCGGCAGCCCCGCCGTCGGCGGCTGGAACGGCTCTGTCGCCGAGGACCTTCCAGGAGATTCATCTCACGGCGCTCCCCAGCGAAGTGTCGTCCTCGGAGCGAGTTCGGGCCCCCGTGGCGGCGCAGTTCTCCGAAATCCGCGAGAGGTCTGGGCCGGCGCGCGATGGCCAGGCGGCGGGCGCCTACTGGATTCAGCTGGGCGTCTTTCAATCGGTAGATGCCGCGGCTCAGCTGGCGGAGCGATTCAGCCGTGACGGCGCGACGATCTCGAAGACCTGGCTGACGAACGCCACCGGAAACCGGGTGGGTGTGTGGGCGCGAGTACGCGTGGGCCCGTTCGCCAATCGCTCGGAGGCCGTGTCGAAGCTCCAGGACCTCTCGGCGCGCGGACAGGCGGGGATCATCGCCGAGGCCCGCGACTGA
- a CDS encoding DinB family protein, whose amino-acid sequence MGARAEQLAKKFDESCAEFNKVVEGLSDADWKNVTSAEKWPVGVVAHHLAEGHANVGGLVHLVAKAQPLPGLTWEMIHANNAKHAKERAGVTKAETLALLKVNGEKSSALVRALSDAELDRSASVLAGMPTMTAAQAIEGILINHVHEHLGSIRATIGAK is encoded by the coding sequence ATGGGAGCGCGCGCCGAGCAGCTGGCCAAGAAGTTCGACGAGTCGTGTGCCGAGTTCAATAAGGTCGTCGAGGGCCTGAGTGATGCGGACTGGAAGAACGTGACGTCGGCCGAGAAGTGGCCCGTCGGGGTCGTGGCCCATCACCTGGCCGAGGGGCACGCGAACGTCGGCGGACTCGTCCACTTGGTCGCCAAGGCCCAGCCCTTGCCCGGCCTGACGTGGGAGATGATCCACGCGAACAACGCCAAGCACGCCAAGGAGAGGGCCGGCGTCACCAAGGCGGAGACGCTCGCGCTCTTGAAGGTGAACGGGGAGAAGAGCAGCGCCCTCGTCCGCGCCCTCAGCGACGCCGAGCTCGATCGCAGCGCGAGCGTGCTCGCCGGCATGCCGACCATGACGGCCGCGCAGGCGATCGAGGGGATCCTGATCAACCACGTGCACGAGCACCTGGGCAGCATCCGGGCCACCATCGGCGCGAAGTAG